One genomic region from Mangifera indica cultivar Alphonso chromosome 17, CATAS_Mindica_2.1, whole genome shotgun sequence encodes:
- the LOC123200720 gene encoding TMV resistance protein N-like, which yields MSSTSWKYDVFLSFSGEDTRKNFRGHLYNGLIREGIKVFMDDTDIEKGKFILVELLNAIVESRISVVVFSRNYVSSRWCLDELVKIVECKKEMRQTVIPIFYDVNPSLVIEKFEEAYGQHEEGFMDNIKNIQTQGKALMENTEKVRTWRKSLEEVSNISGFHLKDGDEAEFIKVIVKEISSKLSSSTSTSTSTSTSASASSNLINLKRLVTAFATGVITCSENLAMQAHTHTLRVSGANRPLTHLPLPFFFFF from the exons ATGAGCTCCACTAGTTGGAAATATGACGTGTTTCTAAGCTTCAGCGGTGAAGACACTCGAAAGAACTTTAGAGGTCATCTATATAATGGTTTGATTCGAGAGGGAATTAAGGTATTCATGGATGATACAGacattgaaaaaggaaaattcattTTAGTAGAACTTCTTAATGCAATAGTAGAATCGCGTATTTCAGTCGTTGTTTTCTCAAGAAATTATGTTTCTTCACGTTGGTGCTTGGATGAACTTGTGAAAATCGTTGAATGTAAGAAGGAGATGAGACAAACAGTCATCCCAATTTTCTATGATGTGAATCCATCCTTGGTAATTGAAAAGTTTGAGGAAGCTTACGGTCAACATGAAGAGGGTTTTATggacaacataaaaaatatacaaactcAGGGAAAGGCTTTGATGGAGAATACAGAGAAAGTGCGAACGTGGAGGAAGAGTCTAGAGGAGGTGTCCAATATTTCTGGATTTCACTTGAAGGATGG GGATGAAGCAGAATTTATTAAAGTTATTGTGAAGGAAATATCAAGTAAATTAAGTAGTTCTACTTCAACCTCAACCTCAACTTCAACTTCAGCCTCAGCCTCGTCAAACTTGATCAATCTCAAAAGATTAGTGACTGCCTTTGCCACTGGAGTAATTACATGTTCAGAGAATCTTGCAATGCAGGCCCACACCCACACACTCAGAGTTAGTGGGGCCAATCGACCTTTGACTCACTTGCcgctccctttttttttttttttttaa
- the LOC123200719 gene encoding TMV resistance protein N-like isoform X1, whose product MRNQTDSSSSPDQLKYDVFLNFQSEGTGKKFTHHLCAALDRERIKVFKGDNALDQERIEDSRISVVVFSKSYPSSIRCLDELVRIVECENTMGQIVFPIFYDVEPRESRRQEGVFEEAFSRHEESFKENIERVRMWRKSLKVVSNISGFHSKEGDEAEFIEDVVKKISSKLSSSTSTSTSTSTSTSASTSTSTSPSASSNLINLKRLVTASATGVIACLEKLVVQAYIHALRVSGGNRSFSHITPLLFVFFFI is encoded by the exons ATGAGAAATCAAACAGATTCTTCATCTAGTCCTGATCAATTGAAATACGATGTATTTCTAAACTTTCAAAGTGAAGGCACAGGCAAGAAATTCACACATCATTTATGTGCTGCTTTGGATCGAGAGAGAATTAAAGTATTTAAGGGTGACAATGCTTTGGATCAAGAAAGAATTGAGGACTCAAGAATTTCAGTTGTTGTTTTCTCTAAAAGCTATCCTTCTTCGATTCGATGTTTGGATGAACTTGTTAGGATTGTTGAATGTGAAAACACAATGGGACAAATAGTCTTTCCGATATTCTATGATGTGGAGCCACGTGAGTCAAGACGTCAAGAAGGAGTGTTTGAAGAAGCATTTTCTAGGCATGAAGAAAGTTTTAAGGAGAATATAGAGAGAGTGCGAATGTGGAGGAAGAGTCTAAAGGTGGTGTCCAATATTTCTGGATTTCACTCGAAGGAGGG GGATGAAGCAGAATTTATTGAAGACGTTGTGAAGAAAATATCAAGTAAATTAAGTAGTTCTACTTCAAcctcaacttcaacttcaacttcaacttcagcCTCAACTTCAACCTCAACTTCACCCTCAGCCTCCTCAAACTTGATCAATCTCAAAAGATTAGTGACTGCCTCTGCCACTGGAGTAATTGCATGTTTAGAGAAACTTGTAGTGCAGGCCTACATCCACGCACTAAGAGTTAGTGGGGGCAATCGATCTTTTTCTCACATCACGCCTctcctttttgtctttttttttatttaa
- the LOC123200719 gene encoding TMV resistance protein N-like isoform X2, whose amino-acid sequence MRNQRDSSSSPDQLKYDVFLNFQSEGTGKKFTHHLCAALDRERIKVFKGDNALDRERIEDSRISIVVFSKSYASSIQCLDELVKIVECENTMGQIVIPIFYDVEPRESRRQEGVFEEAFSRHEKSFKENTERVQTWRKSLKVVSNISGFHLKDGDEAEFIKVIVKEISSKLSSSTSTSTSTSTSASASSNLINLKRLVTAFATGVITCSENLAMQAHTHTLRVSGANRPLTHLPLPFFFFF is encoded by the exons ATGAGAAATCAAAGAGATTCTTCATCTAGTCCTGATCAATTGAAATACGATGTATTTCTAAACTTTCAAAGTGAAGGCACAGGCAAGAAATTCACACATCATTTATGTGCTGCTTTGGATCGAGAAAGAATTAAAGTATTTAAGGGTGACAACGCTTTGGATCGAGAAAGAATTGAAGACTCAAGAATTTCAATTGTTGTTTTCTCTAAAAGCTATGCTTCTTCTATTCAATGTTTGGATGAACTTGTTAAGATTGTCGAATGTGAAAACACAATGGGACAAATAGTCATTCCGATATTCTATGATGTGGAGCCACGTGAGTCAAGGCGTCAAGAAGGAGTGTTTGAAGAAGCATTTTCTAGGCatgaaaaaagttttaaggaGAATACAGAGAGAGTGCAAACGTGGAGGAAGAGTCTAAAGGTGGTGTCCAATATTTCTGGATTTCACTTGAAGGATGG GGATGAAGCAGAATTTATTAAAGTTATTGTGAAGGAAATATCAAGTAAATTAAGTAGTTCTACTTCAACCTCAACCTCAACTTCAACTTCAGCCTCAGCCTCGTCAAACTTGATCAATCTCAAAAGATTAGTGACTGCCTTTGCCACTGGAGTAATTACATGTTCAGAGAATCTTGCAATGCAGGCCCACACCCACACACTCAGAGTTAGTGGGGCCAATCGACCTTTGACTCACTTGCcgctccctttttttttttttttttaa